A stretch of DNA from Methanobacterium sp. Maddingley MBC34:
TCTGTGAAAAGGTTTAATAGGTTTCCTTTCAGCATGTACATCCCCTCATAGCCTAAAGTATCTATGGTGAACTTTAATTTTCTAGGATGAAATTAGTATCCCGAATAATAATATTTATTTTTCCAAATAAAGGAATAGGTAGTTGTATTTCTAATCCTCTTTATCAAAATGATTGATTTCATGATAAAGCATGGGTAAAAATGCTCCTACATCAGTAACAATACCCAGTACCTGTGCACTACCTCGATCACCAAGTTTAGTAACGGTTGCAGGGTTAATATCCACGCATATGCTCTTAACCTTGGATGGTAGGATGTTGCCAACTGCTATGGAATGGAGCATGGTGGCGATCATGATCACCATATCCACACCAGGAACGTACTTCCTCATCTCATCCTGGGCTTCAATTACATCAGTTATAACATCAGGGAGTGGTCCATCATCCCGTATGGAGCCAGCCAGTACGAAGGGAACATCGTTTTTGATACATTCATACATAACTCCCTTCTTAAGCACACCCTGCTCCACTGCATCCCGTATGGAGCCAGCCTGGTTGATCTGGTTGATGGCGTAGATGTGGTGGCGGTGTCCCCGTGCCACAGCTTCACCAGTCTTCACACACATACCCAGGGATGTTCCATACAGTGCACTTTCAATGTCATGGGTGGCCAGGGCGTTACCAGCAAAGATAACATCCACCAATCCTTCTTTGACCATCCGGGCCAGAACAGGACCGGAACCGGTGTGGATGATGGCTGGCCCACCAACCACTGCAATTTTGCCCCCACGACTTTTTACTTCCCGTACTTCCTGGGCAATGCTCTTTATGAGGGTTTGGAGTGGTTTTTCTGAGGATGCATCACTCCCCATGAACTCAAATACTCCCTTTTTACCCCTGGGACGTTGAGGAGCCATAACCTTAATTCCCTCACGACCCACCACCACCAGGTCACCCTTCTTTATCTGACCAATAGGTTTGATGATGGCCTTCTGATTTTGGGGATCAACCACAATCATACAATCCATTTCAATGTTTTCCACAAGTATCCACTCATTCTGGAAGCGGATAAAAGTGGGATGGTTGGTGGTGGAATAAAAATCAGCAGGTAGGGTTTTATCCTTGTTGGCTGCTTCCAAATTAACTTCCCTGATCTCCACTACCATGGCCCCAATTTCTGCCAGTTCATCTAAAATTTCACCCAGAAGAGATTCACTGTCTGCTGAAACTTTAATCCTGGCGATACTGGTATCCTTTTTACGTTTACCCACCTCAAATTCCAGTATCTGGAAGTCCCCTCCCATGTCCATAATTAGGTCCAGGGCCCTGGGAAGAGTAAGTGAATCAATAATATGTCCAGTAAGCTTGACTTCTCGGTTATACATAATAATCCTCCTATTTTCATCCAAGTTAAGGGATTTTTCATGATTTCCTAGTTTAATTTTTCATAATTTTTACTAGTGGATTATATCCCTGGAATACGTTTTGTGAGTGTATTCAATCTGATATAATTCTATCTGATATAATTCTAAACATTTTAGATTTGACGGGATATCTATAAATATTTATACAAATATTACTCAGAAAAGGCCCATTATCCTTAAAAAGAATTGAAAAGAATTAAATGATTTTAAAGAGATTCACTGCAGAAACAGGAAGTCCAAAATTGTTTTTGCGGCATTGATTGAGGTAATATCTCCAATGGAGTTTGATGAAACCTCAACCACATCCAATCCAACAACATCTTTCCCCTCAAGAGAAAAGATCAGTTTTTCCAGTTCCAATGGGCTCAGCCCGCCGGGTGTGGGAGTACCAACACTGGGAGCATAAGATGGATCAAGCACATCCATATCCACAGTTACATAAACCGGACCCTCTATCTGGTGGATTATCTTTTCCATCCCCTGAATATCATCCTTTATCTCTGGATGAGTGTAATAATCAATTCCTTCATCCTGAGCAAATTGTGTTTCAGCTTTAGAAGTAGACCGGATTCCCATCTGAATTATATGTCCTGGTTTAAGATCATGTATCCGTCTCATAACAGTGGCGTGGGAATATTTTTCCCCCATATAATCATCCCGAAGGTCCATATGAGCATCAAAATGGAGAATAGTAACATCCTGCAGGGAATCTATAGTGTTATAAGCCTTTAAAACACCATAACTTATACTGTGTTCCCCTCCAATGGTTATGGGAATAATTCCCTCCTCTAAAAGGGAGGATATAACGGATTCTAAGTTTAAACAGGTTCTTTGAAAGTTTCCAGGAATAGATTCCAGATTTCCAATATCCTGGATGCGTGTATTCAGACTTTTATCCAAAAATAAGTTGTATTTTTCAAAATTGTAGGATGCCTCCCTTACAAAAAGAGGCCCGTATCTTGCCCCTGGTTGGTAGGTGGTGGTGCTATCAAAGGGCACACCTAAAATACCAAAGGCGGGTTTATATTCATTTAGATCGGAGTATTCACACTCCGTCTGGGAAAAAGCAAATTTAAGAGGATTTTCAGTGTATAAATGCATTTATCCAAATCCTCATTAAATTATTAAAATTAATCTTACCTCTCACGGAATTTATTTAATTCTCATGAGTTTCTTATTGCCCATGGCCACAATGTAGCCAACTTCTGCCCCTTCAATCAATTTATCACTCAGATCATCTGGTATTGGGACTTCGAAGGTTTCATAGGTTTCCAGGTCCATGAGCTGAATATCACTGCCCATTAAAGCCAGTACCTGGGCGGTTCGTTTATCTATTATAGGGACTTCTATCTTGGCATCCACAGGTTTTACCAGACCTCTTTTCTGGTTGTCGAAAACTCCCACAGCATCCACCCGAGCCTTTGCTGCTCCGTGCTTACCTGGGGATGAAGTCTGAATACTCACTACTTTAGATGCTTCACCATCTAATACCACATATTTACCTACTTTAAGCGTTTTAACTTCCACTACCTTAGTCATGCTATTTACCTCCGTATTATACGTATAAACTTCAGATCCGATGTGTGGGATCCATAAATTTTTAGAACCTAAGAACTAGAATCTATAATGATTAATATAACTCTGTACTAATAACTCTGATTGTGAGAGTATAAATACATTTATAGACACCTCTCTCTGATATAGAAATGCCTATATTTTTTTCCCTATTTAAATTTTTAAGTGAATTTCGAGTGATATGATGAAAGTTTCAATAACATCAGGAAGATCAGAAGGACCCACCAGGCTAAATGCCTTTGATAATGCCCTTTTAGATGCGGGTATTGGTGACGTGAACCTCATAACAGTATCCAGTATACTCCCTAAAGACACAGAGATAGTCAAACTCCCTCACATTACGGAGGGTAAAATGGTAAATTGTGTATTGGCCTGCGCACATTCGGACCAACCCGAAGATTTAATAACCGCTGCAGTGGCAGTGGCTACCTCTGATGATTTTGGATGTGTGGTGGAACACTCCGGGGTGAACCAGGACCCAGATTTGATCATAGAAGAAGCAGAAACCATGGTAAAATACATGATGCAGGTGAGGGGTCTCAACATCAGGGAAATCATCATAGCACATGAAAGCCATAAAGTAAAAGAAGAAGCAGTGGCACTGGCTGCTGTAGTATATCTTGAATGATTATGGTATGTCTTTAATGGCTGTAGTATGTCTTGAATGAATTTATAGACAGTTTAGATATAATAAAAATTATAAATACTTCAATAGTCATCAGGAATGAAAATTAGAATATCTACTTTAAAGTATTCTTTGAGTGTTTTATTATATTCAAAAGCCTCATTAAGGTTCGATAGGAGGGGTAATTATGAATGGAGAAGATCAAGAATTTTGGGGTGGAGTCTGCCATGAGTTAATTGAAGAATCTCAAAAGGCAATAACTCCTCTTATAGGATCCCAAAAAGGAGGGGAAATAGTTAAAATGGGGGCTGATGGAACTCCCACCACCTTCATTGATCTTGTGGCTGAAAACAAGGTTATGGAAGTTCTTAAAGGAGTTGGAAGACCCTTAACTCTTATAAGTGAAGAAATTGGTGAAGTTATGATTGGTGATGGTCCGTCTGAGGCCATACTGGTTGTGGACCCCCTTGATGGTACCAGCAACGCAGTGAAGAACATACCTGCCTATGGTATCTCTGTGGCAGTGGCACCCATTCCTCCCGGAAAAAAAGGCCCTCTAACTATCCCGGATATTCAGATGGGTGTGGTGAAAAACTACGCCACAGACGATGTTTACAGTGCAGTTAAGGGTAAAGGAGCTTTTATCAATGGGAATATTCTCACACCGTCCCTTAAACAGGATTTAGCCCATATATCTTTGGGAGCTTACGTTTACAGAATGGACATGGGAAAAATAGAGATTCTCTGTAAGAGTGTCAGGAGAATGAGAATCTTGGGGGCAGTGGCAATAGAACTCTCCTATGTTGCAGATGGAACCTACGATGCATTTGTTGATGTAAAAAATAATCTACGATTAGTGGATGTTGCCGCAGCCAAGCTTATCCTGGAAGAAAGTGGGGGGATAGTGACAGATTCCAACGGGGAATCCCTTAATGGGAGGTTAAATGTTCTGGAGAAAACTTCCATTATAGCTACTTGTAATGCAGTTATTCATGGGAAAATAATGGATATATTGGAGGGGATTTAATGATCATGGGATTGGTGGCTCGTAATGACGTAAAAGGCGCAGTGGAACTTGCTCAGGAAATTGCTGACTTTTTAACCGAAAAAAAGGTGGATATTGTCCTGGACACTCCCCTGGCCATGGAACTGGAGAAATATCAGGATAAACAATGTGAACTGAAGGACATGGATGTGGACATGGTGGTTGCTATTGGGGGAGATGGAACCATCCTCCGTACCCAGAGTTTAATCAGCCACAAAAAAATTCCTCTAATTGGAATTAACATGGGAACTGTTGGATTTTTAACCGAAATAGATCCTGAAAACGCTTTCACTGCCATTGAAGAAATTCTTGCCGGTAATTATTTTGTGGAAAAAAGAAACCAGCTTTTGGTATGGCACAATCATGAGTTATCCCCAGCCCTAAATGAAGTGGTGCTAATGACCCGCAAACCCGCCAAAATGCTTCACATCCAGATCAGTGTGGATGATGAGATAATGGAGGAACTACGTGCTGATGGGCTTATAATTGCCACACCCAGTGGCTCTACGGCCTATTCCATGTCTGCAGGTGGTCCCATTATTGATCCCCGGGTTGAAGCATTTGTAATAGTTCCCATATGCCCCTTTAAATTGGGGGCCAGACCAACTGTTGTATCCAATGGAAGCACCATAAAGGTTAAACTCCTTCGGGAAGGTAAAAAGGCCATTGCAGTTATTGATGGTCAGTTTGAGGAAGAGATCAACTACATGGATGAAATTATCTTCCGCAAATCAGATAACTGTGCATACTTTGTGCGCCTCACCAAAGATTTCTACCGGAAAGTACGTGAAAAGTTAACCCAGGGCGGAATCAATTAAATGAAAATTCTCATAGTGGACATGACCCATGGCGGAACCGTACTGGCCTCTGAATTTTCTAAAAGAACAGATTGTAATGTTTTTGCATGGGACATCTACCAAACGTTATCTGAGGAAGATATATCCCTACTGGAAGATCAGGGAATAGAACTGGTTGATGAATCCTTTTATGGGGATCATTTCAATGAAAATATCTCCCTAGATAGTGATAATTTGAATCTCTCCCTAGATAGTAACTTGAATCTCTCCCCAGAAAGTGATAACTTTAATATCTTCTTGGAAAATGATAACTCTAAATTACTGGTTGTAGCTCCTGTCCACTGTAATCTGCCCCACCCCCCCCATATGACCCACCACCATGCAGTGGGGTTTCTCTTAAAAGACCAGATAACTGTGCCGATAATTGAAATCACTGGGGTGAAGGGTAAAACCAGCACCGCAGCCATGCTTAAGGAAATATACCGCGATGAAAACCCGCTGATATTAAGTAGCCGGGGTGTTGAAGTTGTTAGTGATGGAGAAGAAATCACTCTCCAAAGGGACATCAGCATAACCCCTGCCAGTATTATAACTGCCTGGGAACTTGCACAGAAATTTTATAAAGATAAAAAATTCCATAAAGATAAATCTTATACAGATAAAATCCCCGGAGTAGGTATCTGCATATTTGAAAGTTCCCTGGGAGGAACCGGCCTGGCAGATGTAGGAGTTATCACCAATATCGCCGAGGACTATACCATAGCCAAGGGAAGCAGCAGTGCCAGTAAAGCCAAGCTTCAGATGTTTGAAAGCAAAGTAGTGGTCTGTGATAATGATTCTTACCAGGAAATTTATTCCCATCATACTTCCTTAGACTCTCATACTTCAGTAAATGTTCAGGCTTCAATAAACCAGAAACCGAATACATTCTCCATTGGTAATGGAAAAAATGATAACGTAAATGTTAAAGCGCAGAATATTAATTATGGGCTTCATAAGACAGTATTCCATGTGGAAGTAACAGATCTTAAAACAATAAATGGGAAGTCAATAAACACTTCCTTTGAAGTCTCCACTTTTGCCCCTGCCCAGCATCACCTTGAAAATACCCTTTCTGCAATAACTGCCGCTTTATCCATGGGAACGCCTACGGCTTCGGTGATTAAAGGTCTGGAAAACTTCATTGGACTGCCTGGCAGAACATCCCTGTGTAATAGGGGCGAAATGACTATTATTCAAGAGATCAATCCTGGAATTAACGTCACTGCTGTTAAAAAAGCAGTTGATATGATAAAAGGTTATGAAAAACCAGCCCTGATCCTAGGAGGAAGTTATGGTGTAACCTGTGAAGAGATTGATGAAAAATCGCTTTCAAACTTTTTAGCTGACATGAACGATGATGTGTTCCTGATATTAACCGGAGTTTTGGGTCGCAGTATATGGGAAAAGATGGGAAAAAGCCATAATTATCGTAATAACATAGAAGATGCACTTAATGAGGTAGATAAGGCTGGAGCGAAAAATATATTACTCGTATATCGTTCCAATTTTTCAGAATTAAGCAGGAGATAACACCAGAGGAGATAACTTTAAATCTTTCCATGATAAACAGAATAGATGATTAATTTCTAGTCATGACAACATTTATTAAAGATCATAGGAAATCAATCAACTAAGGATTTTTATACTAAGTCTGCTATCGTAGGCAGTATTCTTATTAAATGACAAACTTTTATGACTTAAATTCAGTAATTCGCCACACTCGGAGATGATGCATTGCAGGTAGGTACAAGAGGAAGCAGTCTGGCCATGGTTCAAACCAAAAATATAATCACCTCTTTATCAAAAATAACAGATGAGGAAATAAACATAACCGTAATAAAAACCACAGGGGATAAAATAAAAGACTCTCAACTTTATAATATGGATGTCAAGGGAATATTCACCAAGGAACTGGACAGGGCAGTCTTGGAAGAAGAAGTTGATTTTGCTGTGCACAGTTTAAAGGACCTTCCCAGTGAATTAAATGATGAACTGGAAATTGTTGCAGTCCCACCAAGGGAATCACCACATGATGTACTGGTATCACCCTACAAATGGGATGAACTCCCTGAAGGCGCAACACTAGGGACCAGCAGCCTCAGAAGAGAGGCATTCTGCAAGTACCATCAAAAAAATGTGGATATACAGCCCATCAGGGGTAACATTGACACCAGGATCAAAAAAGTTACCAGCGGAGAATATCAGGCTACTTTAATGGCAGAGGCAGGTCTCAGAAGATTAGGGCTCTCTGAACACATCCAGCAAAGATTTCCCTTAGATTACATAACTCCCGCAGCAGGCCAGGGAGCACTGGCAGTTGTTGCCAGGAATGACAGTAATAAAAAAGACATTTTAAAAGCTTTGAATCACAAAAATTCATATCAGGAAATCATGGCTGAAAAGAAAGTTTTGGAAGAACTTGGTGTGGGCTGTCAGTGGCCTCTGGGAGTTTGTGCCCGGGCACAGGGAGATGAAATTGAACTTCAGAGTATCCTACTTACTAGAGAGGGTGAACTAATCTCTAAACATAGTATGAGTGGTCCAATAAACCAGGCTGAAGATATCGGTCTTGAAATTGCCAGACGCATTGGGGAGGATTGCTAGTGAAGAAGTTAAACGTGGGAGTTGTTGGTGTAGGGGCCATGGGCCATAACCACGTAAGGGTATACACCCGATTAAAAAACGCCAACCTAATGGCAGTCTCTGATCTCATGAAAGGTACCCTGGCGGAAGTTTCTAAGAAATACAACACCGTGGGCTTTGTTGATTATGATAATGTACTTAAAATGCCGGAAATTGATGCAGTGAGTATATGTGTCCCCACCACTTATCACTACGAGGTGGTGATGAGTGCCATTGAACAGGGAAAACATGTGCTGGTGGAAAAACCCATTGCATTCACCCTGAAGGAAGCTAAGGACATGGTCAAAGCAGCCAGAAAACAGGGAGTGAAACTGGCTACAGGCCACGTGGAACGGTTCAACCCGGCAGTTCTAGAAGCTAAAAAGCTTTTAAGAGAAAAATTAATCGGGGAAGTGGTTTCAGTTTCAGCCAAACGGGTGGGTCCATTCCCTCCAAGGATAAAAGATGTGGGCGTGACTATAGACCTTGCCATCCACGAGGTGGATGTGATGGCTTACTTAATGGACAGTCCGGTTTCAAAGGTATATGCCCACGTGGGCAGTAGACTGGAAAAATGTGAATACGAGGATCATGCTGAGATCATGATGGAATTTTACAACAATGCCATTGGTATGTTAGAGGTGAACTGGCTAACACCTTATAAAAAACGACAGCTGGAAGTAACTGGTACTGATGGTATAATCTCACTGGATTACATTGACCAGACTGTGGAGATATTTGGTAAAAATGCCCGGAATGTTCGGGTACCACACCACGAACCCCTTATGGTGGAGTTGGAATCATTCTTAAATGCCATTATGCTGGATGAAAAACCAAAAATTACCGGGGAAGATGGGATACATGCCCTTAAAACAGTCTTAGCAGCAATGAAATCAGCCAAAGAGAAAGTTCCAGTTAAAATTGATATGGATTAATCCTATTCCATGTTGATTAATCCCTTTAGCTATTAATTAATCCCATTTATTGCACTGATTCAATTTCATAAGAATGGAGCTAAAACTGTAACAGATTAATTTGTCGGATAATTCAGGAGGGGTATAATGAACCAAAAACTCATTGAAAAGGCTCATGAACTTAGAAGTAGGGGTTTTACCACTGGGGAGATAGCTGACGAACTCAATGTTTCAAAAGACACTGCTCGATGGCTTATACTCCAGGGAACTGATAAAACTAAAGAACAAGCTCAGGAGAAAGCACCAGTTGATTTTGCCATTAATTGGAAAAGTTTGGGGGGTAGTTCTACTCGAATGTCATATGTTTCAGCAGCCATGGCAGACATGGCACTGCAGCACGGTGATGTGGAGGTTGTGGTGGGAATCACGGTGAGTGGAATACCATTTGCCACCATGATGGCCGAGTTTCTGGATGCAGATATGGCAGTGTTCCACCCCATTAAACACCGCAAGGAAGAGGATGCCCGTGGAGCTGTGAGCAGTAATTTCGCATCTGTTGAGGGAAAAAGAGTGATAATAGTGGATGATGTCATCACTAGTGGTGGAACAGTTGGAGAGGCAATAAAAGTCTTCCGAAGTCTTGGAGCAGAACCACTAGCAGCAGTGGTTTTAATCGACAAGAAAGGGCTCACCGAAGTGGAAAAAGTCCCTGTAGAATCACTTATAAGAGTTAGTAGACTGGGATAGTCATTTATACTCTTTTTTTTATTGATTTTTGAAAAATTATATAGTTTTAGCCCTTTATTTTAAATTCAAGCAAAATTTAAATTTAAGCAAAAAGAAGTAAAATTTCACTTATTTCTAAATAGGGATGCAAAAATTGCTATTAAACTTAATATTACTGAAATAATGAAGGTTATTTTAATACTGGTTAAGAGTTCTGGATAATTTTGTGGAGTAAATTGAACAGCCCCAATGTAAACTGCAAATATTATTAAAATCATTCCCATACCGAAAGTTTGGCCTAAAAGTCTCATTGTACTTACTGTTGCAGAAGCCACACCGTAATATTTCCTTTCCACTGATCCCATGATGGCATTCATGTTGGGAGCTGAAAATATTCCAATTCCAATCCCTATAATGGCTAAGCTTGATATTATAATGTATAAACTTGTTTCTTCGCTTATCAATGCCAATATTACCAGACCAATGGTGGTTATTGCCATTCCCAGTGAAGCTAATTTTCCAGGATCGAATTTATCAGAAAGTCTACCTGCAATTGGCGACATGATCACCATGAAAACTGTTTGAACTACCAGAACTAGTCCAGTTACTTTCGGATCAAATCCTTTTATATACTGTAAGTACAGGCTGAGTAGAAAACTCACTGCAAATGTACCCATGTAGATTATGAGCATGGCCAGATTAGAGAAGGCGAACCTTCTATTTTCAAAAAATAACCTTACCTCTAAAACTGGATTTTCAATCCTTAATTCCCATATAACGAAACTTACAAATCCTATAATGCCTAAAACAACCATTATAATTCCAAAAGTTCCGGTAACAGTGGAGAATCCTATTAAAATTAGTGCAAGCATGAGAATATATAGTAAGGTTCCCCAGTAGTCCAGTTTTTCACCTTCACATCCGGCCCATTCTCCTTTCATTTTCCAGAATATGAGTGCAATTACCAGTAAACACAAAGGCACAATTAAATAAAAAATACTTCTCCAGCCCAAATACTCAGTTAAAAACCCTCCTAATGCTGGGCCCATGACCAGCCCTATATAACCGGCAGTGATATTTATTCCTATTGCTTTACCTCTTTCTTTAGGGGGAAATACTGATGATATAATGGCCAGCGCTGTTACGAATATCATTGCACTGGCAATACCCTGGATAGCCCTGCTTAGAATAAGTATTTCGGCTGAAGGAGATATGGCTGCCAGAAAAGAAGCAATTGTTAAAATTACAATACCATAAGTAAAAATCTTTTTCATTCCATAAATATCGGCAATTTTACCGAAAGGCACTGCAAACATGGCAGATGTTAGAATGTAGGCGGTTGAAATCCAGCTTAAAAGAATGGCATTAACTGCTAAATCGTTTGCAATTGTAGGGAGTGCAATAATTAATGAAGTCCCCATAAATGGAGTTAAAAATGTAGCCAAAGTAGCAATGAGTAAAATTGCGGTTTTATTTACTTTTCTATCTTTAAAAGAAAATTGTGGTTCCATTTTCTTCTCCTTAACCCATCATTCTATTTGCATTTCCCCTTTTAAAATAAAATTGAAGAATCATATAAATATAATGTAACTTTAATGGGTGAATAGGAGTACAAAGTATGATGTTTGATGAGAATATGCTGTCAGCGTTAAAAAAATTAGGCTTGACATATTATGGTGCAAAAAGTTACATAGTTATAACAATTTTTGGTCCAATTGACGCCACGAAGATTGCAGAAGAAGCAAATATACAAAGGACAAAAATTTATGATGTGTTAAATAAGCTAGAAAAAGATGGATGGATAAATGTGGATCGTGGAAGGCCCATGCTATTCACTGCGCGAGATCCAAGAGGCATAATTGATAAATGCAGATCAGATCTTTTCACTGAAATTGATTCCCTATCAAGTGAACTATCCATGATGTATGATCAGCAGATTAAAAAGGAAATGCCTAATGTATGGCTGATTCATGGTAAGGAAAATATTACTGCAAAATCATTGGATATGGTGTCAAAAGCCAAGAAAAGTGTAATGATGGTGGGTGATTTATACTTTCCCGAAGAAGTTGAATCTCTAAACTCTATCATATTAAAGGCCAAAAAAAATCGTATTAGCTTTCGAATTATATCTGGAGATATCATAAAGACCAGTGAAGGTGAGATTAACCTTGTCAAATCATTAGCTGATGTTCACCCCGAAATGATAATTTCAGGAAAACCACCCATAAAATATGTAATAGTTGACGAAAAAGAATTATTAATGATGTTCCCGAAGATAACTGAAGATATTCTAGATCTCGACAAAGTAGTTGCTTTGTGGATTCCCAGCCCCGCAGTAGCATCTTCAATGAGTGATATGTTCAATATGAGGTGGAATGAATATATAAAAATGCAAATAAAAACAGCATAACCACTAAAAAAGAGTATGGTATTCTTTTTATTCACACTTTTTAAAATTAGGACTTAAAAAATAAAAAAATTCTTTCTTATATAAAAGAATCAATACCTCATACGTGGTACCTTAAAATAGCCCCAATACCTCCAAAGGCACGGAAAAGTTGCATTCCTTCTTCAGTTTCAGTGGATATAATCTCAACTTCTGAACCAACTTCTTCAGCCAGGGCAACAAAGTCACCAATAACATCCTGGGAAGAAGAAACTTTCATGGTTTCTCCACAGTTACCACAGACCGTATCCTCAGCCTCAGCACCATCTTTAATGGTTTTCATTTCTTCAGCTCCGCAGGAGGAGCATTGATATGTATATCTTTTGGATTTGATGTCTTCTGAGAGTAATAAAACTTCTACTGCACCGTTTATCAGGTTTTGTCTGACTTCTGCTTCACCATAGGATGCCAGACCATTTTCATCCACCAGTTCCGTTAGGAAACGTTGAACCAGTTTCTT
This window harbors:
- a CDS encoding hydroxymethylbilane synthase (PFAM: Porphobilinogen deaminase, C-terminal domain; Porphobilinogen deaminase, dipyromethane cofactor binding domain~TIGRFAM: porphobilinogen deaminase); its protein translation is MQVGTRGSSLAMVQTKNIITSLSKITDEEINITVIKTTGDKIKDSQLYNMDVKGIFTKELDRAVLEEEVDFAVHSLKDLPSELNDELEIVAVPPRESPHDVLVSPYKWDELPEGATLGTSSLRREAFCKYHQKNVDIQPIRGNIDTRIKKVTSGEYQATLMAEAGLRRLGLSEHIQQRFPLDYITPAAGQGALAVVARNDSNKKDILKALNHKNSYQEIMAEKKVLEELGVGCQWPLGVCARAQGDEIELQSILLTREGELISKHSMSGPINQAEDIGLEIARRIGEDC
- a CDS encoding putative dehydrogenase (PFAM: Oxidoreductase family, NAD-binding Rossmann fold; Oxidoreductase family, C-terminal alpha/beta domain); the protein is MKKLNVGVVGVGAMGHNHVRVYTRLKNANLMAVSDLMKGTLAEVSKKYNTVGFVDYDNVLKMPEIDAVSICVPTTYHYEVVMSAIEQGKHVLVEKPIAFTLKEAKDMVKAARKQGVKLATGHVERFNPAVLEAKKLLREKLIGEVVSVSAKRVGPFPPRIKDVGVTIDLAIHEVDVMAYLMDSPVSKVYAHVGSRLEKCEYEDHAEIMMEFYNNAIGMLEVNWLTPYKKRQLEVTGTDGIISLDYIDQTVEIFGKNARNVRVPHHEPLMVELESFLNAIMLDEKPKITGEDGIHALKTVLAAMKSAKEKVPVKIDMD
- a CDS encoding orotate phosphoribosyltransferase-like enzyme (PFAM: Phosphoribosyl transferase domain); this encodes MNQKLIEKAHELRSRGFTTGEIADELNVSKDTARWLILQGTDKTKEQAQEKAPVDFAINWKSLGGSSTRMSYVSAAMADMALQHGDVEVVVGITVSGIPFATMMAEFLDADMAVFHPIKHRKEEDARGAVSSNFASVEGKRVIIVDDVITSGGTVGEAIKVFRSLGAEPLAAVVLIDKKGLTEVEKVPVESLIRVSRLG
- a CDS encoding arabinose efflux permease family protein (PFAM: Major Facilitator Superfamily~TIGRFAM: drug resistance transporter, EmrB/QacA subfamily), whose translation is MEPQFSFKDRKVNKTAILLIATLATFLTPFMGTSLIIALPTIANDLAVNAILLSWISTAYILTSAMFAVPFGKIADIYGMKKIFTYGIVILTIASFLAAISPSAEILILSRAIQGIASAMIFVTALAIISSVFPPKERGKAIGINITAGYIGLVMGPALGGFLTEYLGWRSIFYLIVPLCLLVIALIFWKMKGEWAGCEGEKLDYWGTLLYILMLALILIGFSTVTGTFGIIMVVLGIIGFVSFVIWELRIENPVLEVRLFFENRRFAFSNLAMLIIYMGTFAVSFLLSLYLQYIKGFDPKVTGLVLVVQTVFMVIMSPIAGRLSDKFDPGKLASLGMAITTIGLVILALISEETSLYIIISSLAIIGIGIGIFSAPNMNAIMGSVERKYYGVASATVSTMRLLGQTFGMGMILIIFAVYIGAVQFTPQNYPELLTSIKITFIISVILSLIAIFASLFRNK
- a CDS encoding putative transcriptional regulator (PFAM: Sugar-specific transcriptional regulator TrmB), whose translation is MMFDENMLSALKKLGLTYYGAKSYIVITIFGPIDATKIAEEANIQRTKIYDVLNKLEKDGWINVDRGRPMLFTARDPRGIIDKCRSDLFTEIDSLSSELSMMYDQQIKKEMPNVWLIHGKENITAKSLDMVSKAKKSVMMVGDLYFPEEVESLNSIILKAKKNRISFRIISGDIIKTSEGEINLVKSLADVHPEMIISGKPPIKYVIVDEKELLMMFPKITEDILDLDKVVALWIPSPAVASSMSDMFNMRWNEYIKMQIKTA